Proteins found in one Epinephelus fuscoguttatus linkage group LG4, E.fuscoguttatus.final_Chr_v1 genomic segment:
- the LOC125887532 gene encoding zinc finger MYM-type protein 1-like, with amino-acid sequence MMAMTSVHEQLPPNSVKSILMYPFARRTTEEKLLVKELGPDKPEINISQQTKEKDKLYKRSFCRSWFNRKTWLTGCGEANALFCFPCILFKSDKCDSTWTKTGLTDLKHLSERIKKHERSKVHMENCVKLAVLGKISIATQLDDGHRIAVRRHNEEVDKNRNILSKIINCVKFCGAFELAMRGHDETDSSDNAGIFRGLVDLMASIDWDLREHLENATVFKGTSKTVQNELLDCMLAVLREQIVDEVKTAKFLAIQADETTDISTHCQLVLVLRYIDGRNNIQERFYEFIKLPNSCADSIAGALLERLHSILPEGQEKKLIAQAYDGAAVMRGATGGVQRKVQDIYANAHYIHCYAHQLNLVMQQATSHIPQISHFFTDMGGFASFFSKSSKRTAVLDEMVAHRLPSASSTRWNFNSRAVNTVYEHKNDLVKCFQTIRNSEAFDGPTKREAGGYVRMLEDEAFCFFLALFHKIMPQVDMLYNQLQKRNIDAVYIAGITQTFMNRMQAIREAVPNLAEDEEYRGPVQEPPAKKQRTLGEDTQHHLALEVCDTIMSHAKERFSFTKHLISATLLQGDLFQQHSRKFPDSALETTVEAYPSLDKARLKTELSLIYENEEFRSCKGALALYQVLMENNLGETFTETVSLLNIIITTPMTTSESEMCFSTLKRVKTFLRNTMSQDRLNALAMLSVETKMTKDIPDFNTRVIEKFASQKERRAKFLYK; translated from the exons ATGATGGCGATGACGAGTGTTCACGAGCAGCTTCCACCAAATTCGGTGAAATCAATATTAATGTACCCTTTTGCGAGGCGGACGACGGAGGAAAAACTTCTCGTTAAGGAGCTGGGACCCGACAAGCCTGAAATTAACATTTCCCAGCAAACCAAGGAGAAGGATAAACTGTACAAACGGAGTTTTTGCCGGAGCTGGTTCAACCGTAAGACGTGGCTGACAGGTTGTGGAGAAGCAAATGCACTTTTCTGTTTCCCCTGTATCCTCTTCAAAAGTGACAAATGTGATTCGACTTGGACAAAGACTGGACTAACTGACTTAAAGCACCTCTCTGAACGGATCAAGAAGCACGAGAGATCCAAAGTTCATATGGAAAACTGCGTGAAGCTAGCTGTGCTCGGAAAGATTAGCATAGCAACGCAGCTAGATGACGGGCACCGCATTGCTGTGAGAAGGCACAATGAAGAGGTAGATAAAAACCGTAATATTTTATCCAAGATAATcaactgtgtgaaattttgtggTGCTTTTGAATTAGCAATGCGGGGACATGATGAAACTGATTCCTCAGACAACGCCGGGATATTCAGAGGTTTAGTCGACTTAATGGCATCCATTGATTGGGACTTGAGGGAGCACCTTGAAAATGCGACCGTATTTAAAGGCACCTCGAAGACAGTTCAGAACGAGCTCCTGGACTGTATGCTGGCAGTTCTGAGAGAACAGATCGTAGATGAAGTGAAGACAGCCAAGTTTTTAGCTATCCAAGCTGATGAAACTACTGACATCTCCACACACTGTCAGCTAGTCCTGGTACTAAGGTACATTGATGGACGCAACAATATACAGGAGCGGTTCTATGAATTCATCAAGCTACCCAACAGCTGTGCGGATTCAATAGCCGGTGCCTTATTGGAGAGGCTGCACAGCATCCTTCCCGAGGGACAAGAAAAAAAGTTGATCGCCCAGGCATATGATGGGGCTGCGGTAATGAGGGGTGCCACTGGAGGAGTGCAGCGAAAGGTACAGGACATCTACGCAAACGCTCACTACATTCACTGTTATGCCCATCAGTTAAACCTGGTAATGCAGCAGGCAACCTCCCACATCCCTCAGATCAGTCACTTTTTTACTGACATGGGGggatttgcttcttttttctcAAAATCGAGCAAGAGAACTGCAGTGCTAGATGAGATGGTGGCGCACCGACTTCCAAGTGCATCGTCAACACGTTGGAACTTCAACAGTCGTGCAGTCAACACAGTCTATGAGCACAAGAATGATCTGGTGAAGTGTTTTCAGACCATCCGGAACAGTGAAGCATTTGATGGCCCTACGAAGAGAGAGGCTGGAGGCTATGTGAGAATGCTGGAAGATGAagctttctgttttttcctaGCCTTGTTCCATAAGATCATGCCACAGGTGGACATGCTGTATAATCAGCTCCAGAAGAGAAACATCGATGCTGTCTACATCGCAGGAATCACCCAGACATTCATGAACCGCATGCAGGCTATCAG GGAAGCTGTTCCTAATCTGGCTGAGGATGAGGAGTACAGGGGACCTGTTCAGGAGCCACCCGCAAAGAAACAGAGAACATTGGGAGAAGACACGCAGCACCATTTGGCACTGGAG GTATGTGACACCATCATGAGCCATGCCAAGGAGAGGTTTTCTTTCACCAAGCACCTCATCAGCGCCACTCTCTTGCAAGGAGACTTGTTCCAACAACACAGCAGAAAGTTCCCAGATTCAGCACTGGAGACCACAGTGGAAGCCTATCCCTCTTTGGACAAGGCCAGACTTAAAACAGAACTGTCCCTGATCTACGAGAATGAGGAGTTCCGGAGTTGCAAAGGTGCACTGGCTCTCTATCAGGTTTTGATGGAAAACAACCTTGGAGAAACATTCACTGAAACTGTAAGTCTcctcaacatcatcatcacaacaCCAATGACAACATCAGAGTCTGAGATGTGCTTCTCTACATTAAAGAGGGTAAAAACTTTCCTTAGGAACACTATGTCACAAGATCGGCTCAACGCTCTGGCTATGCTCTCAGTCGAGACGAAAATGACAAAAGACATTCCTGATTTCAACACCAGGGTCATTGAAAAATTTGCCTCTCAAAAAGAAAGACGAGCGAAATTCTTGTATAAATAA